The Astatotilapia calliptera chromosome 14, fAstCal1.2, whole genome shotgun sequence genome includes a region encoding these proteins:
- the LOC113036538 gene encoding olfactory receptor 2AT4-like, whose translation MSSQNASIKLTHFIIGGFDTVKRPVAVGVVMLIIYLLAVFASLVNIIFIVSDKQLHKPMYLLICNLAVVDLLYTSSATPTMIRVLLAGVNTISYVECIIQMYVYQVGATMEMLSLTIMAFDRLIAIIYPLQYHSYLTITRTLVFTYILWIVACSLVLFTLVTATPLPHCNSRLRYTFCDYAAVMRTTCVNPEKYFNQVAIISFFVSFFTFTFICLSYCGILFFVKKISNNDKKKMGSTLVSHLICVSCLYCPLFVIVILTRFGVVLTLEERQGSLIGTILGPSLVNPFVYCLRTKEIKSKIIKIFRKINRAG comes from the coding sequence ATGTCTTCACAGAATGCTTCAATCAAACTAACACATTTTATTATAGGTGGTTTTGACACAGTCAAAAGGCCTGTAGCAGTTGGTGTGGTTATGCTGATAATCTATTTACTAGCTGTTTTTGCAAGTTTGGTCAATATCATCTTCATTGTTTCTGACAAGCAGTTACACAAACCAATGTATCTTCTGATTTGCAATCTTGCTGTTGTTGACCTACTTTATACCTCTAGTGCCACTCCAACAATGATCAGGGTTCTGCTTGCTGGTGTTAATACCATATCATATGTGGAGTGTATAATTCAAATGTATGTTTACCAGGTGGGAGCAACAATGGAGATGTTGTCTTTAACAATTATGGCATTTGATCGGTTAATTGCTATAATCTATCCTCTTCAGTATCATAGTTATTTAACAATTACACGTACACTAGTATTTACATACATTCTGTGGATTGTTGCCTGTAGTTTGGTGCTTTTTACACTTGTAACAGCTACACCGCTCCCTCACTGCAATTCAAGGCTTAGGTACACTTTCTGTGACTATGCTGCAGTTATGCGAACCACTTGTGTTAACCCAGAGAAATATTTCAACCAAGTTGCCATTATAtcattttttgtgtcatttttcacaTTCACTTTCATTTGTCTTTCATATTGTGGGATCttgttttttgtgaaaaaaatatcaaataatgacaaaaagaaGATGGGAAGCACTCTTGTGAGTCACCTGATTTGTGTATCATGTTTATACTGTCCtctgtttgtcattgttatctTGACCAGATTTGGTGTGGTGTTAACTCTTGAAGAACGCCAGGGATCGTTAATTGGCACCATCCTCGGCCCATCTCTTGTAAATCCTTTTGTGTATTGTCTCAGGACAAAGGAAATTAAAAGTAAGATTATTAAGATATTCAGGAAGATTAACAGAGCTGGTTAG